ATCATTGCCCTGTTGTGGAGTTTGGGCTTGTTGGAAAGACGATGCATCAGGTGGATGAACGCGTTGAGACAGCACAGATTCACGAGTTAAAAGCGATCTACAAACGCATCTTGAGCGACTATTTTGCAGGCTGATCAGCACCTCATTGTGATGGTAAAATTCCCTGCTGCGGGGCGGGTCAAGACGCGCTTGGCCAAGGATATTGGCCGTGTCGCGGCAGCATGGTGGTTTCGTCATCAGGTCCGAAGTTTGCTGAGGCGGCTTGATGATCCGCGCTGGCAGATATGGTTAAGCGTGGCTCCAGACACGGCTTTGGAGAGCAGTGTCTGGCCCCTACATTTCCCACGGATTTCACAAGGTCAGGGTGACTTGGGTGCGCGGATGCGAGGGGCATTCGAGGCGCTGCCCAAGGGGCGGGCCTGTCTGATTGGCGGGGATATCCCAAGCGTAGAAAAGGCGCATATTTCAGAGGCTTTCGCGGCGCTGGGACGCCATGAAGCAGTCTTTGGACCTGCCACCGACGGGGGCTTTTGGCTCACGGGGTTTCGCCGCACGCGCCCCCTTCCGCCGCAGCTTTTTGAGGGGGTGAGGTGGTCTTCTGCACAGACGCTGTCAGACTGTCTTGCAACCCTTCAGGGGCAGTCCTGCGGGCTTGTGGCGGAGCTGTCTGATGTCGACACGGCGCGCGACTTACCAAAGCCTTAGCCCTGCGCGCCAGAGGGTTAACGGGGTTTAAGCGGCTCTGATTCTAGGGGGGTGATATGCGTGCACAACCCGTGCACAAAGCGTGCACCGCCTGAAACGTGTTTTTGTTAAGAGAAAATTAGATAAGCCAGCGTGCGCCGCTCGGTGCGTTAGGCAATTTGTGAAGAGAAGGTAAATATTCCCTTCCCCATAAGGGCATGATAGCGGAAGAGCTATGAACAAGCTCCCTTCGAAAGAGGAAATCCTCACATGGATTTCCGAGAACCCGACCCAGACTGCAAAGCGTGATATTGCCAAAGCTTTTGGCATCAAAGGCGCGCGGCGGATTGATCTTAAGCGCATCATGAAAGAGCTCGAAGACGAAGGGCACTTGAAGCGGCGCAAAAAGACTTACCGCGACAGTGACAAGCTTTCGCCTGTGTCGGTTTTGCGTGTGGCTGGGCCGACCGCTGACGGGGATTTGATGGCTGAGCCGCTGGAGTGGCAGGGCGAGGGCGACATGCCCAAGATCATGATGATCACGAAGGCGTCTGACCCAGCTCTTGGTGCGGGTGATCAGATCCTTGCGCGGCTGACGCAAGTGACAGGCGAGCCCTATGCTTATGAGGGCCGTCTTATTCGCCGCATCGGGACGAACCCTACGCTTGTGCTCGGAATTTACCGTGCTGGCTCAGACGGGGGGCGTATTCTTCCGATCGACAAGGGCGAGCAGAAGGAATGGACCGTTGACGCGGGCTCTGTGAACGGAGCGAAGGACGGAGAACTTGTGGAGGGGGCTTATATTGGCCCCAAGGCGCGCATGGGCCTGCCGAAGGCGCGGATTGTCAACCGACTTGGTGATCCGTCGGCACCGCGGGCTGTGAGCCTTATTGCGATCCATCAACATGGCATTCCTGATCGTTTTCCTGACGCTGTGATAGCGGAGGCGGATGCGATGAAACCCGCGGGGCTCAAAGGGCGCGAGGATTTGCGTGAGCTGCCGCTCGTTACGATTGATCCGCATGACGCGCGCGACCACGACGACGCCTGCTATGCCGAGGCGGATACGGACCCGAAGAACAAAGGCGGTCATATCATCTGGGTCGCGATCGCGGATGTGGCGCATTATGTGCGCCCCGGCACGCAGCTTGACCGTGAGGCGCGCAAGCGCGGCAACTCAAGCTATTTCCCTGATCGGGTTGTGCCGATGTTGCCTGACCGTTTGTCCGGCGATTTGTGCTCTTTGCATGAGGGGGTGCCGCGCGCCTGTATTGCGCTGCGGATGCAAGTGGATGCGCAGGGGACAAAACTCTCCCATAGCTTTGTGCGTGGTTTGATGAAATCGCCAGCGTCGCTGAACTATCAAGAGGTACAGGCGGCGCAGGACGGCGCACCAAACGAGAAGTGCGCGCCTTTGATGGAAGAGGTCATCGCGCCGCTATACGAGGCTTACTATGCGCTTCGGACGGCGCGGGCTGTGCGCCAGCCGCTTGAGCTTGATCTGCCAGAGCGCAAGATTGTGCTGAATGACGAGGGCGAGGTTGTTTCGATTGATTATGCCGAGCGGCTTGATGCGCACCGTATGATCGAGGAGTTCATGGTGCTTGCCAATGTTTGTGCCGCAGAAGAGCTTATTGCGCGCAAGACGGCGCAGCTGTTTCGTGTGCATGAAGAGCCAAGCACCGAGAAGCTTGATGCCTTGCGAGAAGTGGCGCAGGCGTCTGGGCTGACGCTGGCCAAGGGGCAAGTTCTCAAGACGATGCACCTCAACACGCTTCTCAAGCAGGCGGAGGGCATGGAAGAGGCCGAGTTGATCAACATGAGCACATTGCGCTCGATGACACAGGCCTATTATTCGCCCGAGAACTTCAGCCACTTTGGCCTCGCGCTGAAAGCCTACTCGCATTTCACCTCGCCGATCCGCCGCTATGCCGACCTGATCGTGCACCGTGCGCTTGTCTCGAGTCACGGCTGGGGCGATGACGGGCTGACCTCCGAGGATGAGGCCGATCTGACCGAAACGGCGCAGCATATCTCCGCGACAGAGCGCCGCTCCATGCTGGCTGAGCGCGACACCACAGATCGCTACCTTGCATCTTATCTCAACAAGCGGGTGGGCGAGGCCTTTGACGGCAAGGTCAGCGGGATTGCGCGCTTTGGTATTTTTGTGAAACTCGACGAGACGGGCGCAGACGGTCTTGTGCCGATGCGCGAACTGGGCCGCGAATTTTTCAACTATGACGCTGATCGCGGTGTGCTCATTGGCTCTGAGACCCGTCGGGAGATAAACCTTGGCTTGCGCGTGAAAGTGAAGCTTGCCGAGGCCGCACCTGTCACAGGGGGGATTGTGCTTGAACTTCTGGAGCTGGATGGCCGCGCCGTCGATAAAGGCCGTGGCAATGGTCCACGCGGTCGGGGCAAGCCGCCCAAACGTGCTCAAGTCAAAGCCAAGATCAAAGGTGATAAAACCAAACGCAAGATCGAGCGCAAACGCAAATAGGCTTTCCTCTTTCCAGAAAACCTCTGGGGCCGACTGCGCGCAGCGAAACCGAATGTAGGCAGTGCATCTCTCCATGCGGCAAGCATTCGCTTGTTGGGGACCTGCGCTTGAGGGTTTCTCTTTCGGAAACGACTGTTTCGCGTTAGGCTTCATGAGAGCAGTGAAAGAGGCAAAAATGCTTCAACGATATTTAGGACTTTCAGTATTGATGGCAGGGCTTTCGGGCTCTGTGGCGGCGAGCGGCACGGTGGACATATCACTGCGCCCTGTCATGCGCCCTGGTTCGGGCACGGGCGGAGAAGTTGTTTCTGTCATGCGCGTGAGTAAGGTGCAGCCGACGTTGCGACCTGTGTTGCGCCCTGCTGACTTGAGCTCTGAGGCCACCGCTGAAGCTTCGCTTCTTGAGGTGAAGAGCTATCCGCGCAATGCGGGATTTGAACGCTGGGTTGAGAGCTTTAAGCCGCGCGCAGCCAGTGCAGGGATCAGCCAGCGGGTGATCAACCAAGCCTTTCGTGGCATTCAGTACAACACCGATGTGATCAAGAGCGACGGAAATCAGGCCGAGTTTACCAAAACGATTTGGGAATATCTGTCGAACGCGACCTCTGACAAACGGGTTTCTGACGGACAGAAAATGTTGCGCAAGCACCGCCGCACTTTGGAGGCGATCGAGCGCAAATACGGCGTGGAAAAAGAGATTGTCACGGCGGTCTGGGGGCTTGAAAGCTTTTATGGGGACATAAAGGGCGATTACAATGTGATCGAGGCGATGGCGACGCTGGCCTATGACGGGCGGCGACGCGACTTTTTCACCAAGCAGCTGATCGCGGCGCTGAAAATTTTGCAGCGTGGCGATACGACGGCAGCCAATATGAAAGGCTCATGGGCCGGTGCTATGGGGCATACGCAGTTTATCCCCACGTCTTACGAGCTGTTTGCTGTGGACTTTACAGGCGATGGGAAGCGCGACATCTGGAGCAATGATCCGAGTGATGCCTTGGCTTCAACGGCCGCCTATCTCGCGCGTTCGGGCTGGCAGAAGGGGATGCCTTGGGGCGTTGAAGTGAGTTTGCCTGCTGGCTTTAACCGTGGCCTCGCGAGCCGCAAAACCCAGAAGATGCCTAGCGATTGGGCCAAGCTGGGTGTGAGGGATGTGAACGGTCAGCCGGTGCGGGATTATGGATCGGCGTCGATCCTTTTTCCTGATGGCGGGCGTGGACTTGCTTTGATGATTTTCGAGAAAAACTTCCGTGCGATCGAGCGCTATAATGCGGCGGATGCCTATGTGATTGGTGTCGGGCATCTGGCGGACCGTTTGCGGGGTGGTGTGCCGCTCAAGGGTAATTTTGGCCCCGGTGAGCGGCCGCTGACGGAAGACGAGACCAAAGAGCTGCAGCGCCATTTGAAGCGCAAAGGGTATGCGCTCGAGAAGATCGATGGCAAGATCGGGCCGAATACCAAGGCACAGATCAAGGATTATCAGAGCCGCAACGGGCTGGTGGCGGATGGTTATGCCTCCGAGGCGCTTTTGCAGCATGTAAAGCGGCGGTAATTGGGGTCGGATTTTCGCTTTGCGAAAATCCGACCGGCTGGGGGAGCGCTGCTCCCCCAGACCCCCACGGGATATTTTTGGAAAGAAAAAGGGATAGGGCTTTAGCCGCCTTCGAGGCGGTTGAGCAGGACGACTTCGCTTGTTTCAAGGATCGGCTGGAACCAGCTGTCGTTGTAGATTTTGCCATCAATGGAGACGGAAACGCCGCGGGCGAGCTGGGGACGCAGGGCGGGGTGGTCGCGCTCCAGAGCGGTCAGGAGTTCGCGCAGGTTGGAGGCGTTGACCTCTAGCTCGCGTTGGCCCCCCGCCAGATCGGCGAGGGAGCCCCAGAGTGTGACCGTGACCACGGCTTAGCGCGCTTTGATGGCCGCCAGAAGCTTGGGCGGGGACATCGGCAGGCTTGTCATGCGCACGCCTGCAGCGCGGCTGACGGCGTTGGCCAGTGTGGCCAGTGGCGGGACGATCCCTGTTTCTCCCACGCCACGGACACCGTAGGGGTGGCCTGGATTGGGGATTTCAAGGATCACAGGGTCGATCATCGGCAAG
This genomic window from Lentibacter algarum contains:
- the rnr gene encoding ribonuclease R, translated to MNKLPSKEEILTWISENPTQTAKRDIAKAFGIKGARRIDLKRIMKELEDEGHLKRRKKTYRDSDKLSPVSVLRVAGPTADGDLMAEPLEWQGEGDMPKIMMITKASDPALGAGDQILARLTQVTGEPYAYEGRLIRRIGTNPTLVLGIYRAGSDGGRILPIDKGEQKEWTVDAGSVNGAKDGELVEGAYIGPKARMGLPKARIVNRLGDPSAPRAVSLIAIHQHGIPDRFPDAVIAEADAMKPAGLKGREDLRELPLVTIDPHDARDHDDACYAEADTDPKNKGGHIIWVAIADVAHYVRPGTQLDREARKRGNSSYFPDRVVPMLPDRLSGDLCSLHEGVPRACIALRMQVDAQGTKLSHSFVRGLMKSPASLNYQEVQAAQDGAPNEKCAPLMEEVIAPLYEAYYALRTARAVRQPLELDLPERKIVLNDEGEVVSIDYAERLDAHRMIEEFMVLANVCAAEELIARKTAQLFRVHEEPSTEKLDALREVAQASGLTLAKGQVLKTMHLNTLLKQAEGMEEAELINMSTLRSMTQAYYSPENFSHFGLALKAYSHFTSPIRRYADLIVHRALVSSHGWGDDGLTSEDEADLTETAQHISATERRSMLAERDTTDRYLASYLNKRVGEAFDGKVSGIARFGIFVKLDETGADGLVPMRELGREFFNYDADRGVLIGSETRREINLGLRVKVKLAEAAPVTGGIVLELLELDGRAVDKGRGNGPRGRGKPPKRAQVKAKIKGDKTKRKIERKRK
- a CDS encoding TIGR04282 family arsenosugar biosynthesis glycosyltransferase — its product is MQADQHLIVMVKFPAAGRVKTRLAKDIGRVAAAWWFRHQVRSLLRRLDDPRWQIWLSVAPDTALESSVWPLHFPRISQGQGDLGARMRGAFEALPKGRACLIGGDIPSVEKAHISEAFAALGRHEAVFGPATDGGFWLTGFRRTRPLPPQLFEGVRWSSAQTLSDCLATLQGQSCGLVAELSDVDTARDLPKP
- a CDS encoding MoaD/ThiS family protein; this translates as MVTVTLWGSLADLAGGQRELEVNASNLRELLTALERDHPALRPQLARGVSVSIDGKIYNDSWFQPILETSEVVLLNRLEGG
- a CDS encoding lytic murein transglycosylase, which codes for MLQRYLGLSVLMAGLSGSVAASGTVDISLRPVMRPGSGTGGEVVSVMRVSKVQPTLRPVLRPADLSSEATAEASLLEVKSYPRNAGFERWVESFKPRAASAGISQRVINQAFRGIQYNTDVIKSDGNQAEFTKTIWEYLSNATSDKRVSDGQKMLRKHRRTLEAIERKYGVEKEIVTAVWGLESFYGDIKGDYNVIEAMATLAYDGRRRDFFTKQLIAALKILQRGDTTAANMKGSWAGAMGHTQFIPTSYELFAVDFTGDGKRDIWSNDPSDALASTAAYLARSGWQKGMPWGVEVSLPAGFNRGLASRKTQKMPSDWAKLGVRDVNGQPVRDYGSASILFPDGGRGLALMIFEKNFRAIERYNAADAYVIGVGHLADRLRGGVPLKGNFGPGERPLTEDETKELQRHLKRKGYALEKIDGKIGPNTKAQIKDYQSRNGLVADGYASEALLQHVKRR